From a region of the Gossypium raimondii isolate GPD5lz chromosome 10, ASM2569854v1, whole genome shotgun sequence genome:
- the LOC105776061 gene encoding uncharacterized protein LOC105776061: MRKSNERSRLYKSSPIKQASLNVTRKTHIEKPSFIPRKSESKLGSERVKQQEMDNRVDPDRISLARVVSRLVKVWFDDALKEAKAGDTNMQVLVGQMNCNGFGVPKDIQKVIIYACLVLAINAFKRAKLIHFCSFSIEVAAVF; encoded by the coding sequence atgagaaaatcaaatgaaagaTCGAGACTTTACAAAAGTAGTCCCATCAAACAAGCTTCACTGAACGTAACACGTAAAACCCATATCGAGAAACCGAGTTTCATTCCAAGAAAAAGTGAGTCCAAGTTGGGTTCGGAGCGAGTGAAGCAGCAGGAAATGGATAACCGGGTTGACCCGGATCGGATTTCCTTGGCTCGGGTGGTTTCCCGGTTAGTAAAAGTATGGTTCGATGATGCACTTAAGGAAGCTAAAGCTGGTGATACCAATATGCAAGTACTTGTTGGACAAATGAATTGCAATGGCTTTGGTGTTCCTAAAGATATCCAAAAGGTTATCATTTATGCATGCTTGGTTTTGGCTATAAATGCttttaaaagggctaaattgattcatttttgtAGCTTTTCAATTGAGGTAGCTGCTGTCTTCTAG
- the LOC105776057 gene encoding staphylococcal-like nuclease CAN2 encodes MLLLTPSKPYNFLSCFLFSSFILPLILGFCCLPREDLKMGNALSLLYTHFCKPTTTAGDAGSFGSHGGVSALAHDIFQFELTSQVPEGLNNHVVSSKKAQANWYRKLLDAWSEAKPPPKTSEEASKFVIDNLKKHQKADVEGLLAFYGLPLPQTLGQPSANSETSLPQGVKFELRTLPVDVKAIPDGDTITVYVSTTEPWESSNIPKDVRVAAAQRSKACADKNYTKADALQKKITISGYRVLNVRNQEILARKYRIRLRGIDAPESSMPYGKEAKEELVKLVGGKCLRVLVYGEDRYGRCVGDIYCNGKFVQEIMLKKGLAWHYSAYDQRIELATWEKEARAKRVGLWALPNPEKPWEWRKDKRQGR; translated from the exons ATGTTACTTCTAACACCTTCAAAACCATACAACTTTTTGTCTTGTTTCTTGTTTTCGAGCTTCATTTTACCTTTGATTCTTGGCTTCTGCTGTCTTCCAAGAGAGGATTTGAAAATGGGGAATGCTCTAAGTTTGTTGTACACCCACTTCTGCAAACCAACAACCACCGCCGGAGACGCTGGATCCTTTGGCTCCCACGGTGGCGTTTCAGCTCTTGCTCATGATATCTTCCAGTTTGAACTCACTTCACAG GTTCCTGAAGGGCTAAACAACCATGTGGTTTCATCCAAGAAAGCTCAGGCCAACTg GTATAGAAAGCTATTAGATGCTTGGAGTGAAGCAAAACCTCCACCAAAAACTTCCGAGGAAGCTTCAAAGTTTGTTATTGACAATTTGAAGAAACACCAAAAGGCAGATGTTGAG GGACTATTGGCATTTTATGGTCTGCCTCTCCCTCAGACACTTGGCCAGCCTTCTGCTAACTCCGAAACATCATTGCCTCAAGGAGTTAAGTTCGAGTTACGGACTTTACCG GTGGATGTGAAAGCAATACCAGATGGAGATACCATAACAGTGTATGTAAGTACTACTGAACCCTGGGAATCATCGAACATACCTAAGGACGTACGAGTAGCAGCTGCTCAAAGATCGAAAGCATGTGCCGACAAGAATTATACTAAGGCAGATGCACTTCAGAAGAAAATTACTATTTCAGGATACAG GGTGTTGAATGTTCGGAACCAGGAGATTCTTGCTCGAAAGTATCGAATCCGGCTAAG GGGTATAGATGCACCAGAGAGTTCAATGCCATACGGTAAAGAAGCGAAAGAAGAGTTGGTTAAGCTTGTTGGTGGGAAATGTTTACGAGTTCTCGTCTATGGGGAAGATCGATACGGCCGTTGTGTCGGAGATATATATTGCAATGGAAAATTCGTAcaggaaattatgttgaaaaAGGGGCTTGCATGGCATTACTCTGCTTATGACCAACGTATAGAACTAGCAACT TGGGAAAAGGAGGCTCGAGCGAAGCGGGTAGGTTTATGGGCTTTACCGAATCCTGAGAAGCCATGGGAATGGAGAAAGGACAAACGACAAGGCAGATGA
- the LOC105785020 gene encoding staphylococcal-like nuclease CAN1, whose translation MGNALRLLYEKSLEAVVITEGGSVEPRYTTTAPRVSALARDLLNFERTSLVPEDLTQHVVSSRKAQVKWYGKLLQAWKEAKPRPKTPEEVARLIVETLSRHQKADVEGLLEFYDLPHPTIFEEISTGVPIRLPEGVKFEMHTLPVDGNTVPDGDGLNVYVNTDDPRESSNIPRAVLMAAVRRSKARAKKNYARADELREKIIESGYQVIDFQNEEILAREYRIRLRGIDAPESSMPYGKEAKEELVKLVGVKCLRVLVYGEDRYDRCVGDINCNGKFVQEIMLKKGLAWHYSAYDQRIELATWEKEARAKRVGLWALPNLKKPWEWRKDKRQGR comes from the exons ATGGGAAATGCTCTTAGGCTCCTATATGAGAAAAGTTTGGAAGCCGTCGTCATTACGGAAGGTGGTTCAGTAGAGCCACGTTATACCACTACAGCTCCTCGGGTTTCAGCTCTTGCCCGTGATCTCCTCAACTTTGAAAGAACTTCCCTG GTACCGGAAGATCTCACTCAGCATGTTGTATCATCAAGGAAGGCTCAAGTCAAATG GTATGGAAAGTTATTGCAAGCATGGAAAGAAGCAAAACCCCGACCAAAAACACCTGAAGAGGTTGCTAGGCTTATTGTTGAGACCTTAAGCAGACATCAAAAGGCAGATGTTGAG GGTTTATTGGAATTCTATGATCTTCCTCATCCTACTATTTTTGAGGAAATTTCTACTGGTGTCCCGATAAGATTGCCTGAAGGAGTGAAATTTGAAATGCATACATTACCA GTAGATGGGAATACGGTACCAGATGGGGATGGTTTAAATGTGTATGTGAATACTGATGATCCTAGGGAGTCCTCGAACATACCTAGAGCCGTTCTTATGGCTGCGGTTCGAAGATCAAAAGCACGTGCTAAGAAAAACTATGCCAGAGCCGATGAACTTCGCGAGAAGATTATTGAATCAGGATACCA GGTCATAGACTTTCAAAACGAAGAGATTCTTGCTCGAGAGTATCGGATTCGACTGAG GGGTATAGATGCACCAGAGAGTTCAATGCCATACGGTAAAGAAGCGAAAGAAGAGTTGGTTAAGCTTGTTGGTGTGAAATGCTTACGAGTTCTCGTCTATGGGGAAGATCGATACGACCGTTGCGTCGGAGATATAAATTGCAATGGAAAATTCGTTcaggaaattatgttgaaaaAGGGGCTTGCATGGCATTACTCTGCTTATGACCAACGTATAGAACTAGCAACT TGGGAAAAGGAGGCTCGAGCGAAGCGGGTCGGTTTATGGGCTTTACCGAATCTTAAGAAGCCATGGGAATGGAGAAAGGACAAACGACAAGGCAGATGA
- the LOC105785019 gene encoding staphylococcal-like nuclease CAN1 isoform X2, with protein sequence MLMPFGEEAKQELAKLVRGKCLRVLVYGKDQHGRCVADISCNGIFAQEVMLKKGLAWHYVAYDQRVEFATWQKEAQAKRTGLWVHSNPEKPWEWRKKNKR encoded by the exons ATGTTGATGCCGTTCGGAGAAGAAGCAAAACAAGAGTTGGCTAAGCTTGTTCGTGGGAAATGTTTGAGAGTGCTTGTCTACGGGAAAGATCAACACGGTCGTTGTGTTGCAGACATATCCTGCAATGGCATTTTCGCGCAG GAAGTAATGCTAAAGAAAGGACTCGCATGGCATTATGTAGCCTACGACCAACGGGTTGAATTCGCAACC TGGCAAAAAGAGGCTCAGGCAAAGAGAACCGGCCTTTGGGTACACTCAAACCCGGAGAAGCCATGGGAATGGAGGAAGAAGAACAAACGGTAA
- the LOC105785019 gene encoding staphylococcal-like nuclease CAN1 isoform X1, with translation MLMPFGEEAKQELAKLVRGKCLRVLVYGKDQHGRCVADISCNGIFAQEVMLKKGLAWHYVAYDQRVEFATWQKEAQAKRTGLWVHSNPEKPWEWRKKNKRMESKEEC, from the exons ATGTTGATGCCGTTCGGAGAAGAAGCAAAACAAGAGTTGGCTAAGCTTGTTCGTGGGAAATGTTTGAGAGTGCTTGTCTACGGGAAAGATCAACACGGTCGTTGTGTTGCAGACATATCCTGCAATGGCATTTTCGCGCAG GAAGTAATGCTAAAGAAAGGACTCGCATGGCATTATGTAGCCTACGACCAACGGGTTGAATTCGCAACC TGGCAAAAAGAGGCTCAGGCAAAGAGAACCGGCCTTTGGGTACACTCAAACCCGGAGAAGCCATGGGAATGGAGGAAGAAGAACAAACG CATGgagtccaaggaggagtgttga
- the LOC105776059 gene encoding staphylococcal-like nuclease CAN2, translated as MGNAFRLLYGICCKPSTTGDSDSVGPPYTTTAPGVSALAHDLFNFEITSQVPEDLSQHVVSSRKAQVKWYGKLLQAWKEAKPPPKTPEEVARLIVETLSGHRRADVEGLLEFYDLPRPSILEEISTGAPTRLPEGVKSEMHTLPVDGNTVPDGDGLNVYVNTDDPRESSNIPRAVLMAAVQRSKARAKKNYARADELREKIIESGYQVIDFQNEEILARKYRIRLRGIDAPEMSMPFGKEAKEELAKLVHGKCLRVLAYGEDQYGRCVADIYCNGIFAQEVMLKKGLAWHYVAYDRRVEFATWQKEARAKRTGLWVQSNPEKPWEWRKKNKQ; from the exons ATGGGAAATGCTTTTAGGCTCCTATATGGGATATGTTGCAAACCCTCCACCACTGGGGATTCTGATTCAGTAGGGCCACCTTATACCACTACAGCTCCTGGGGTTTCAGCTCTTGCCCATGAtctcttcaattttgaaatcacATCCCAG GTCCCTGAAGATCTCAGTCAGCATGTTGTATCATCAAGGAAGGCTCAAGTCAAATG GTATGGAAAGTTATTGCAAGCATGGAAAGAAGCAAAACCCCCACCAAAAACACCTGAAGAGGTTGCTAGGCTTATTGTTGAGACCTTGAGCGGACATCGAAGGGCAGATGTTGAG GGTTTATTGGAATTCTATGATCTTCCTCGCCCTTCTATTTTAGAGGAAATTTCTACTGGTGCCCCGACAAGATTGCCTGAAGGAGTGAAATCTGAAATGCATACATTACCA GTAGATGGGAATACGGTACCAGATGGGGATGGTTTAAATGTGTATGTGAATACTGATGATCCTAGGGAGTCCTCGAACATACCTAGAGCCGTTCTTATGGCTGCGGTTCAAAGATCAAAAGCACGTGCTAAGAAAAACTATGCCAGAGCCGATGAACTTCGCGAGAAGATTATTGAATCAGGATACCA GGTCATAGACTTTCAAAACGAAGAGATTCTTGCTCGAAAGTATCGGATTCGACTGAG AGGTATAGATGCACCTGAGATGTCGATGCCGTTCGGGAAAGAAGCAAAAGAAGAGTTGGCTAAGCTTGTTCATGGGAAATGTTTGAGAGTGCTTGCCTACGGGGAAGATCAATACGGTCGTTGTGTTGCAGACATATACTGCAATGGCATTTTTGCGCAG GAAGTAATGCTAAAGAAAGGACTCGCATGGCATTATGTAGCCTACGACCGACGGGTTGAATTTGCAACC TGGCAAAAAGAGGCTCGGGCAAAGAGAACCGGCCTTTGGGTACAATCAAACCCGGAGAAGCCATGGGAATGGAGGAAGAAGAACAAACAATAA
- the LOC105776060 gene encoding protein LURP-one-related 14 isoform X2, with protein MEDQMVKVVGERFCVPYTMELVVKRKLQSFSKSLYEAFDATGNFLLQVDGGVWKFQKKRVMKDPAGLPVATLREKALSWKHQWMIHQGESSERNHFLCTVQKSNALRIKNNLDVFLGNRYKDHGRDFHVTGSFSSLSFKVIRANTVIAEVRHNFTWGSCKGKESFKVKVYPEVDYAFIVALLVIMNESDGP; from the exons ATGGAAGATCAAATGGTAAAGGTTGTCGGAGAAAGATTTTGTGTTCCTTACACCATGGAACTTGTCGTAAAGAGGAAACTACAATCATTTTCTAAATCACTTTACGAAGCTTTTGATGCTACCGGAAATTTTCTTCTCCAGGTCGACGGCGGTGTTtggaaatttcaaaagaaaagggTTATGAAAGATCCCGCCGGTTTGCCGGTTGCCACTTTGAGAGAAAAG GCATTGTCATGGAAACATCAATGGATGATTCATCAAGGTGAAAGCTCAGAGAGAAACCATTTTCTTTGCACTGTGCAAAAATCAAATGCGCTTAGGATCAAAAACAATCTGGATGTTTTCTTGGGGAATCGGTACAAGGATCATGGCAGAGATTTTCATGTCACCGGAAGTTTTTCTTCGCTTTCCTTCAAAGTTATAAGGGCTAATACAGTCATTGCCGAG GTTAGGCACAATTTCACATGGGGGAGCTGTAAGGGGAAAGAAAGTTTCAAGGTTAAAGTATATCCAGAGGTGGACTATGCTTTCATTGTAGCTTTGTTGGTGATTATGAACGAAAGTGACGGTCCATAG
- the LOC105776060 gene encoding protein LURP-one-related 14 isoform X1, whose protein sequence is MEDQMVKVVGERFCVPYTMELVVKRKLQSFSKSLYEAFDATGNFLLQVDGGVWKFQKKRVMKDPAGLPVATLREKQALSWKHQWMIHQGESSERNHFLCTVQKSNALRIKNNLDVFLGNRYKDHGRDFHVTGSFSSLSFKVIRANTVIAEVRHNFTWGSCKGKESFKVKVYPEVDYAFIVALLVIMNESDGP, encoded by the exons ATGGAAGATCAAATGGTAAAGGTTGTCGGAGAAAGATTTTGTGTTCCTTACACCATGGAACTTGTCGTAAAGAGGAAACTACAATCATTTTCTAAATCACTTTACGAAGCTTTTGATGCTACCGGAAATTTTCTTCTCCAGGTCGACGGCGGTGTTtggaaatttcaaaagaaaagggTTATGAAAGATCCCGCCGGTTTGCCGGTTGCCACTTTGAGAGAAAAG CAGGCATTGTCATGGAAACATCAATGGATGATTCATCAAGGTGAAAGCTCAGAGAGAAACCATTTTCTTTGCACTGTGCAAAAATCAAATGCGCTTAGGATCAAAAACAATCTGGATGTTTTCTTGGGGAATCGGTACAAGGATCATGGCAGAGATTTTCATGTCACCGGAAGTTTTTCTTCGCTTTCCTTCAAAGTTATAAGGGCTAATACAGTCATTGCCGAG GTTAGGCACAATTTCACATGGGGGAGCTGTAAGGGGAAAGAAAGTTTCAAGGTTAAAGTATATCCAGAGGTGGACTATGCTTTCATTGTAGCTTTGTTGGTGATTATGAACGAAAGTGACGGTCCATAG
- the LOC105776064 gene encoding wound-induced protein 1: MRLLTGASSDDPFRFEVDPVLVTTFGSTVIVEGCDNSRSISWVHAWTVRDGTITQVREYFNTSLTVTRLGDSPPSACSSSTAEIAPVYCPYVWESSLSNRVGKSVPGLVLAI; encoded by the coding sequence ATGCGCTTACTCACCGGCGCTTCATCCGACGATCCTTTCCGTTTCGAGGTCGACCCTGTTTTAGTCACCACCTTTGGATCAACCGTCATCGTCGAAGGCTGTGACAACAGCCGTTCGATCTCCTGGGTTCACGCTTGGACTGTTCGTGATGGGACAATCACCCAAGTGAGGGAGTATTTCAACACTTCTCTCACCGTTACTCGCCTTGGAGACTCTCCACCGTCAGCTTGCAGTTCTTCGACGGCGGAGATTGCGCCGGTGTATTGCCCTTACGTTTGGGAGAGTAGCCTTTCCAACCGGGTGGGGAAATCAGTTCCGGGTCTTGTTCTTGCAATTTAG